Proteins encoded together in one Undibacterium sp. CCC3.4 window:
- a CDS encoding tetratricopeptide repeat protein, whose product MTLHTLIRLCTCLFAALLLPVAAADLQSEGRVLLSQGDNLAASKKFSEAAKQNPFDGAALNNQALAYAAQGEYEQALALLERAVRVSPQRADIAANLQEMRQWIARHAPSVGMVAKSTPIINVYPDSTNDLPPEPPALWKK is encoded by the coding sequence ATGACTCTCCATACATTGATACGCCTTTGTACTTGCTTATTCGCCGCGTTACTCTTGCCGGTAGCGGCGGCTGATTTACAAAGCGAAGGCCGGGTCTTGTTGTCGCAAGGCGATAACTTGGCAGCCAGCAAGAAATTTTCCGAAGCGGCCAAACAAAACCCCTTTGATGGGGCCGCGCTCAACAACCAAGCGCTGGCTTATGCGGCTCAGGGCGAGTATGAACAGGCGCTGGCACTGCTGGAGCGTGCCGTGCGCGTGAGTCCGCAACGCGCCGACATCGCCGCTAATCTGCAGGAGATGCGGCAGTGGATCGCGCGCCATGCTCCTTCCGTTGGCATGGTAGCCAAGAGCACACCGATCATCAATGTGTATCCCGACAGCACGAACGATCTGCCGCCGGAACCACCGGCACTCTGGAAAAAATAA
- a CDS encoding cellulose synthase subunit BcsC-related outer membrane protein, with product MVFKRKAIALAFLAISMEGTSAFATSTLQQQLLEQAQFWEQRGRDDHAADAWAKLLKVDPDNLQALVAVGMQAARSGNPEQAKICLAKLRSLNASASQQRLVEEALRRGPVSAGRQLDDARRLARQGDSEAAADSFRLLGDPSRLKGDAALEYYQVLAGTKSGYDEAQRGLEKLSKDTPANLRYALAYAQVLSYRQVSRVSSLGLLESLSSKPEVATAATAAWRQALSWMGLEAGNSKFFRAYLERHPGDQAIADKLAALARQSKETALESRRTGNKPERSKAPEVNISSAGFKALDANDLALAEKEFQTLIKRHPKDPVGHGGMGLVKMRQEEFIAARKYLLQATRLGGAKGQANWHQAYDSANYWAIIEEARSAFEDADSAKGIALLRKAIALNGKEPSGILQLADALQAENDMAGAEANFKQVYNEDKTNMRALDGLIGVYVLQKRLKDLEALSPSMLPRHFAILANLKAEEFSATAKRLLAAGDLNGAQAALEDAILVKPEDAWLRMSLAKIYLQRNMPAQAQALLDALTNVAKPDPEALYVSALLSQMQQLWWEGLMTLERVPVAARKGELLALQKRLWIHVQLDRLELLSARGNSAEVNKILLAIEAAAGKEPEYLGTVAALYIRLGDAEHGLAMMRQAVQESPKPSAELLLAYGSTLMQMNQEAELDAVMRRVAALPKLSEAEVRTFRQLQKALSMRYAERSREAGDYAAAYTYLQPLLISEPQDPLLLLALARIYASAGEADVAKTLYLQVLQTEPNNPEVLQGLLFAAMSLKDYDGAEQQLEKLLRLQPDNPRFIALAGNVARARGQNGRALDYFKRALALEQARRPLAGRGVDGLRLVATVPVANDFKLNPFALAGSTPPAAGPQLKQVPQLSAQYAVANLPAAALPSAAPAPTGARLAAVAPLPAPLSVPVLPAASVAPQSVAPLLIVPNPAITPSLPSAARSGLNAVAPALLPALAPVATAAPVSASVASPLNSRAATRRYSQGYSSSVSPEEAALIKEIDDLSALNRSEVTLGLAARARSGQSGLSQLKDIETPLEVQLSTLSAGQFGLKIIPVLVDAGTLNLNDSGVAGLFGRNTVINGQATIAKLPLTSVAAQQGLSNAASISQVAKGVALSLSYQLSGFKADLGSSPIGFPIRTVVGGLRWSDQIESWNYSIEVARRSVTDSYLSYAGAKDSLYGLSWGGVSKNGVRLETAYDTPEGGLYLGAGLARLSGTNVLSNRVFDLGGGIYWRAYRRSDMLVTTGLGLTSMFYQKNLQNFTYGNGGYFSPQSYVALNLPVEVSGRSGKLAYQLGAAIGIQHFRSDAAPYYPLVSADQTALELFVAANPGSNLSSTYAAASHTGLQYKLGAALEYLLTPQFALGGRLSVDNSGDFTDAAALLYLRYTFEPRRGPVAFPPVAPKPYYQGN from the coding sequence ATGGTTTTCAAACGAAAAGCGATAGCGCTGGCGTTTTTGGCAATATCGATGGAAGGCACAAGCGCCTTCGCCACCTCAACCCTGCAACAGCAATTGCTGGAACAAGCACAATTTTGGGAGCAGCGCGGACGCGATGACCATGCCGCCGATGCCTGGGCCAAGTTGCTCAAGGTCGATCCCGACAATCTTCAGGCATTGGTTGCCGTCGGTATGCAAGCTGCGCGCAGCGGCAATCCCGAGCAAGCCAAAATCTGCCTGGCCAAATTACGCAGTCTCAATGCCAGTGCCTCTCAACAGCGCTTGGTGGAAGAGGCGCTGCGGCGCGGACCGGTCAGCGCCGGCCGTCAGCTCGATGATGCGCGACGCTTGGCGCGCCAAGGCGACAGCGAGGCGGCAGCCGACAGTTTCCGTTTGCTCGGCGATCCGAGTCGCCTCAAGGGCGATGCGGCGCTCGAATATTATCAAGTACTGGCTGGTACCAAGAGTGGCTATGACGAAGCCCAGCGCGGCTTGGAAAAACTCAGTAAAGACACCCCGGCCAACCTGCGCTATGCGCTGGCCTATGCCCAAGTACTCAGTTATCGCCAAGTCAGCCGAGTCAGCAGCCTTGGTTTGTTGGAAAGTTTAAGCAGCAAGCCTGAAGTGGCCACGGCTGCCACTGCCGCCTGGCGTCAGGCGTTGAGCTGGATGGGTTTGGAAGCGGGCAACAGTAAATTTTTCCGTGCTTACTTGGAGCGTCATCCGGGCGACCAAGCCATCGCCGACAAACTCGCGGCATTGGCACGGCAGAGCAAAGAAACGGCGCTCGAAAGTCGCCGCACCGGCAATAAGCCGGAGCGTAGCAAAGCGCCGGAGGTCAATATTTCCTCGGCCGGCTTTAAGGCGCTCGATGCCAATGATTTGGCTTTGGCGGAAAAAGAATTTCAAACCCTCATCAAACGCCATCCTAAAGATCCGGTTGGTCATGGCGGCATGGGCTTAGTAAAAATGCGCCAAGAAGAATTCATCGCGGCGCGAAAATATTTGCTGCAAGCCACACGTCTCGGTGGTGCCAAGGGCCAAGCCAACTGGCACCAAGCGTATGACAGCGCCAATTACTGGGCCATCATCGAAGAGGCGCGCAGCGCCTTCGAAGATGCCGACAGCGCTAAAGGTATCGCCTTGCTGCGCAAAGCGATAGCCCTCAATGGCAAAGAGCCGTCCGGGATTTTGCAATTGGCCGACGCCTTGCAGGCTGAAAATGATATGGCCGGTGCCGAAGCAAATTTCAAACAGGTCTACAACGAAGACAAAACTAATATGCGTGCGCTCGATGGCTTGATCGGCGTGTATGTATTACAAAAGCGTTTGAAAGATTTGGAAGCGCTGAGCCCATCGATGTTGCCGCGCCATTTCGCCATTTTGGCTAATTTGAAAGCCGAAGAATTTTCTGCCACGGCGAAACGCTTGTTGGCTGCCGGTGATCTCAACGGCGCCCAAGCTGCGCTTGAAGATGCGATTTTGGTCAAACCGGAAGATGCTTGGTTGCGTATGTCTCTGGCCAAAATCTACTTGCAGAGAAATATGCCTGCGCAGGCACAAGCCTTGCTCGATGCCCTCACCAATGTTGCCAAACCGGATCCCGAAGCCCTGTATGTCAGTGCCTTGCTCAGTCAAATGCAGCAATTGTGGTGGGAAGGTTTGATGACGCTGGAGCGCGTGCCGGTCGCTGCGCGTAAGGGCGAATTATTGGCCTTGCAGAAGCGCTTGTGGATACACGTACAGCTGGATCGCTTGGAATTGTTGAGCGCCCGCGGCAACAGCGCCGAAGTGAACAAAATTCTGTTGGCGATCGAAGCTGCCGCTGGCAAAGAGCCTGAATATCTTGGCACAGTCGCGGCGCTGTATATCCGCCTCGGCGACGCCGAGCACGGCTTGGCGATGATGCGACAGGCGGTACAGGAGAGCCCGAAGCCGAGCGCCGAATTGTTGCTTGCCTACGGCAGCACGCTGATGCAAATGAACCAAGAAGCCGAGCTCGATGCCGTCATGCGCAGGGTAGCGGCGCTGCCGAAACTGAGCGAAGCAGAGGTGCGCACATTCCGCCAATTACAAAAAGCTTTGTCCATGCGCTATGCGGAACGCAGCCGTGAGGCCGGCGATTATGCCGCTGCCTATACCTATTTACAGCCCTTGCTGATCAGCGAACCACAAGACCCGCTGCTCTTGCTGGCCTTGGCGCGCATCTATGCCTCGGCCGGTGAGGCCGATGTTGCAAAAACTCTGTATTTGCAAGTGTTACAGACTGAACCGAATAACCCGGAAGTGTTGCAAGGCTTGCTGTTCGCTGCCATGTCGCTGAAAGATTATGACGGTGCCGAACAACAGCTGGAAAAATTACTGCGCTTGCAGCCCGATAATCCGCGTTTCATTGCCTTGGCTGGTAATGTCGCGCGTGCGCGTGGTCAGAATGGCCGCGCACTCGACTACTTCAAACGAGCGCTGGCACTGGAACAAGCGCGCCGTCCGCTGGCCGGCCGCGGCGTGGATGGACTGCGCTTGGTCGCCACGGTGCCGGTGGCCAATGATTTCAAACTCAATCCCTTCGCGCTTGCCGGCAGCACGCCGCCAGCCGCTGGGCCACAGCTGAAACAAGTGCCGCAATTGTCCGCGCAATACGCGGTGGCGAACTTGCCTGCGGCTGCATTGCCAAGCGCTGCGCCGGCACCAACTGGCGCGCGGCTAGCGGCCGTCGCGCCGCTGCCGGCTCCGCTCAGCGTGCCAGTGTTGCCGGCCGCCAGCGTGGCCCCGCAGAGTGTAGCGCCGCTACTGATCGTGCCAAACCCGGCAATCACGCCAAGCTTACCAAGCGCAGCGCGCTCTGGCCTGAATGCCGTCGCTCCGGCCTTGCTACCAGCCTTGGCACCAGTTGCGACTGCAGCTCCAGTGTCAGCTTCAGTCGCCAGTCCACTCAATAGCCGCGCCGCGACGCGCCGCTACAGCCAAGGCTACAGCAGTTCGGTGAGCCCGGAAGAAGCCGCTTTGATCAAAGAAATTGATGATCTGTCAGCGTTGAATCGCTCGGAGGTCACGCTGGGCTTGGCCGCGCGTGCGCGCAGCGGCCAGAGTGGCTTGTCGCAGCTCAAGGATATTGAAACCCCACTCGAAGTACAGCTTTCCACCCTCTCGGCCGGTCAATTTGGTTTGAAAATCATCCCGGTACTGGTCGATGCCGGGACGCTAAACCTCAACGATAGCGGCGTGGCCGGTTTGTTTGGCCGTAATACGGTGATCAATGGCCAAGCGACGATTGCCAAATTACCGCTGACCAGCGTTGCGGCTCAGCAAGGTTTATCGAACGCGGCGAGCATCAGCCAAGTTGCCAAAGGCGTGGCCTTGAGCCTCAGTTATCAGCTCAGCGGCTTCAAGGCCGATCTCGGCAGTAGTCCGATAGGCTTTCCTATCCGCACCGTCGTCGGTGGCTTGCGCTGGAGCGATCAGATTGAGTCTTGGAATTACAGCATCGAGGTGGCCCGCCGCTCAGTCACCGACAGTTACCTCTCCTATGCCGGAGCAAAAGACAGTCTGTATGGCTTGAGCTGGGGCGGGGTGAGCAAGAATGGTGTCCGTCTGGAAACGGCTTACGATACCCCCGAAGGCGGGCTGTATCTCGGTGCCGGCTTGGCGCGTCTGAGCGGCACCAATGTGCTGAGCAACCGCGTGTTCGATTTGGGCGGTGGCATTTACTGGCGTGCGTATCGCCGCAGCGATATGTTGGTCACGACCGGCTTGGGCTTGACCAGCATGTTTTATCAAAAGAACTTACAGAATTTCACTTACGGCAATGGCGGCTACTTCAGCCCGCAATCGTATGTAGCGCTCAATCTGCCGGTGGAAGTCAGTGGTCGCTCTGGCAAGCTGGCTTACCAGCTTGGCGCTGCGATCGGTATCCAGCATTTCCGCAGCGATGCCGCACCGTATTATCCGCTCGTCAGTGCCGATCAGACGGCTTTGGAACTATTTGTCGCCGCTAATCCCGGCAGCAATCTTTCCAGTACCTATGCCGCTGCTTCGCATACCGGCTTACAATATAAACTCGGGGCTGCGCTGGAATACCTGCTGACGCCACAATTTGCGCTCGGTGGCCGCCTCTCGGTCGATAACTCCGGTGATTTCACCGATGCCGCCGCCTTGCTGTATCTGCGCTACACCTTCGAGCCGCGCCGCGGGCCGGTGGCATTTCCTCCGGTCGCACCAAAACCGTATTACCAGGGAAACTAG
- the bcsA gene encoding UDP-forming cellulose synthase catalytic subunit, which yields MRSILNSRYLYGRLNELGLALVNWPGWERRVPRALALLVAALLYWTAISIPMELPLQAFFSAIVFGIALYLRRYTGTLVSLIMVMFSVSATSRYIYWRINYTIGTENLLDLFFALVLIMAEVYAWLVLLLGYVQTAWPLKRKPVLMPADVSSWPVIDLFIPTYNEDISVVKPTVMAAMGIDWPREKLNIIILDDGRRPEFAVLAASLGVECYTRADNKHAKAGNINAALKRTSGEFVAIFDCDHMPTRSFLQYAMGWFLVDPKLAMVQTPHHFLSPDPFERNLQTFRDVPNEGELFYGLIQDGNDLWNATFFCGSCAILRRSCLEEIGGIAVETVTEDAHTALKMQRRGYNTAYLSLPQAAGLATESLSAHVGQRIRWARGMAQIFRTDNPLFGKGLSFGQRLCYSNAMLHFFYGLPRMVFLLAPISYLFFEVHIIKASALSIAAYSLPHLLHANLTNSRIQGAHRHSFWAEVYEATLAWYIFRPTLVALVNPKLGTFNVTAKGGLVQEEHFDWVISKPYLVMLGLNVLGFLIGIGRAIWWNTYELDTVILNMLWTIYNLVILGATLAVATESKQVRRTHRVRAYLNATLRLENGHSVVCQTEDFSMGGMSLRVPDGFAMKKNEQLHVSLYGTSGECLFPAKAIFAKQNILSVQFLELSIQQEMDLISCTIGRADVWLNWSENRNIDQPLNGLKEIAFHSIQGFTRFGTGLKQYWDTQSEQQKILTETTIMKKNKIKWPWKRATGAALAIAVGLTAGVPEQAYAASKRHQAEAAAAAAADATAATAATAATTVATAVAGPVSGQTIYKLSLKQMGQGSNIELRGIEGERSFPFTVRSDEVITAARIRYGLAYSPALLPDLSHLKVSVNNELISVVPLPRETAKGIIRDEVIDPRFFTDFNQLSFKLIGHYSRECEDPYHSSLWAQLSNTSYLELTVSPIELANDLALLPGPFFDKRDARLLELPFVMPAQASLEMLRNAGVVASWFGHLAAYRGARFPVASEGLPKTHAIVFATSKEAPVGIQLPVINGPSLMVVANPANPKAKLLLVLGRDQNELKIAAQALTLGQSVLSGPSAVINNYKEPHARLAYDAPNWLPTNRAVKLGELLPLESLQVSGLTPDLIRINMRVAPDLFTWQRDGVPIDLRYRFTPRPSVDKSTLNIGINDGFVRALSLSGAEIEKGKIKESVMLFFKDGHRFAQEEVQLPIFRIGAENQLQFHFFYDYPKQGACKDVYLDNVRSAIDSDSTIDFSNMPHYAAYPNLAYVANAGFPFTKYADLSGTAIVMPDRASNQEIETYLNLMGRMGESTAYPVTNNTVIRGSDVEKHSDQDLIIIATNGNQALLKQWASYMPLSMDETGNHLQLPRGFMRYLARWNGKDIDDVERRSGEMLAKTGNGFGAMMQFASPLSSEHSVVVLTAGAAEHLRDLTDALTQPDLRSKFQGDLVLVKGDHIEHVLIGDTYYVGSLPLWTWVKWTLSTQPVLLIIFLLLASLIAATMLFRFLRKKAAQRLQAGQDVE from the coding sequence ATGCGCTCGATTCTCAATTCTCGCTATTTGTACGGACGGCTCAATGAACTCGGCCTGGCACTGGTCAACTGGCCCGGCTGGGAACGCAGAGTGCCGCGCGCGCTGGCCTTGTTAGTGGCGGCTTTGTTGTACTGGACCGCCATCAGCATTCCTATGGAATTGCCGCTGCAAGCTTTTTTTTCCGCCATCGTGTTTGGTATCGCGCTGTATTTACGACGCTATACCGGCACCTTGGTGTCGCTCATCATGGTGATGTTTTCAGTCAGCGCGACGAGCCGCTACATTTACTGGCGCATCAATTACACCATAGGCACAGAGAATCTGCTCGACTTGTTTTTCGCCTTGGTGCTGATTATGGCCGAGGTTTATGCTTGGCTGGTACTGTTGCTCGGCTACGTGCAAACGGCTTGGCCGCTCAAGCGCAAACCGGTACTGATGCCGGCCGATGTCAGCAGTTGGCCGGTGATCGACTTGTTCATTCCGACGTATAACGAAGACATCAGCGTGGTCAAGCCGACCGTGATGGCGGCCATGGGGATAGACTGGCCGCGCGAGAAACTCAATATCATTATTCTCGACGATGGGCGTCGTCCTGAGTTTGCCGTTCTGGCAGCCAGCTTAGGTGTGGAATGCTACACCCGGGCTGACAATAAACATGCCAAGGCCGGCAATATCAATGCAGCACTCAAGCGCACTTCGGGCGAATTCGTCGCCATTTTCGATTGTGATCACATGCCTACCCGTTCGTTTTTGCAGTATGCGATGGGCTGGTTTTTGGTCGACCCGAAGTTGGCGATGGTGCAGACACCCCATCATTTTCTCTCACCCGATCCGTTCGAACGTAATTTGCAAACCTTCCGTGACGTCCCCAATGAAGGCGAGTTGTTTTATGGTTTGATACAAGATGGCAATGATCTTTGGAATGCCACTTTTTTCTGCGGTTCCTGCGCTATTTTGCGTCGTTCCTGTCTGGAAGAAATCGGCGGTATTGCCGTCGAAACGGTGACCGAAGATGCCCATACTGCGCTTAAAATGCAGCGACGTGGATATAACACCGCGTATCTGTCTTTACCGCAGGCGGCTGGCTTGGCGACTGAAAGTTTGTCTGCCCACGTCGGGCAAAGGATACGCTGGGCGCGTGGGATGGCGCAGATTTTCCGTACCGATAATCCCTTGTTCGGCAAGGGACTGAGTTTCGGACAACGACTCTGCTACAGCAACGCCATGCTGCATTTTTTCTATGGTTTGCCGCGCATGGTATTTTTGCTGGCGCCGATTTCCTATCTGTTTTTCGAAGTGCATATCATTAAAGCTTCGGCCTTGTCGATTGCCGCCTATTCGCTGCCGCATTTGTTACATGCCAATTTAACCAACTCGCGCATTCAGGGCGCGCACCGCCATTCCTTCTGGGCCGAAGTGTATGAAGCCACGCTGGCTTGGTATATTTTTCGCCCGACCTTGGTCGCGCTGGTCAATCCCAAGCTTGGTACCTTCAACGTGACCGCCAAGGGTGGTTTAGTACAGGAAGAGCATTTCGACTGGGTGATTTCGAAACCGTATCTGGTGATGCTGGGCTTGAATGTACTGGGCTTTTTGATCGGCATCGGGCGAGCGATCTGGTGGAATACCTACGAGCTTGATACCGTGATTTTGAATATGCTCTGGACCATTTATAACCTGGTCATACTCGGTGCCACCTTGGCCGTGGCGACGGAATCGAAGCAGGTGCGCCGCACCCATCGCGTGCGGGCCTATCTGAACGCCACACTGCGGCTGGAGAATGGCCATTCGGTAGTTTGCCAGACCGAAGATTTTTCCATGGGCGGCATGTCCCTGCGCGTGCCCGATGGGTTTGCGATGAAAAAGAATGAACAACTGCATGTGTCACTGTATGGCACCAGTGGTGAATGCCTGTTCCCCGCCAAAGCGATTTTTGCCAAGCAAAATATTCTCAGCGTGCAATTTCTTGAACTCAGCATCCAACAAGAAATGGATTTGATCAGTTGTACGATAGGGCGCGCCGATGTCTGGCTCAATTGGTCGGAAAACCGGAATATCGATCAACCGCTCAATGGTTTGAAAGAAATTGCTTTTCACAGTATTCAAGGATTCACTCGGTTTGGCACCGGCCTCAAGCAATATTGGGACACGCAATCGGAACAACAGAAAATATTAACGGAAACGACGATCATGAAAAAAAATAAAATCAAATGGCCGTGGAAACGCGCCACCGGCGCTGCCCTCGCCATCGCTGTCGGCTTGACGGCGGGCGTACCTGAGCAAGCCTACGCTGCATCGAAGCGTCACCAAGCCGAAGCGGCCGCGGCCGCGGCCGCCGATGCGACGGCGGCAACGGCGGCAACGGCCGCAACTACGGTAGCGACCGCCGTCGCTGGCCCGGTCAGCGGCCAGACCATCTATAAACTCAGCCTCAAACAAATGGGGCAGGGCAGTAACATCGAATTGCGCGGTATTGAGGGTGAGCGCTCATTTCCATTTACCGTGCGCAGTGATGAAGTGATCACGGCAGCGCGCATCCGCTACGGCTTGGCGTATTCGCCGGCGCTGCTGCCCGATTTGTCGCATCTTAAAGTGTCGGTGAATAATGAACTCATCAGCGTGGTGCCGCTGCCAAGAGAAACCGCCAAAGGCATCATCCGCGACGAGGTGATCGATCCACGCTTTTTTACCGATTTCAATCAACTCAGTTTTAAACTCATCGGCCACTATTCACGCGAATGTGAAGATCCGTATCACTCCAGCCTGTGGGCACAGCTGAGCAATACCAGCTATTTGGAATTGACGGTCAGTCCTATCGAGCTGGCGAATGATCTGGCCTTGTTGCCTGGCCCCTTCTTCGATAAGCGCGATGCGCGTTTGTTAGAATTGCCATTTGTTATGCCGGCCCAGGCTTCACTCGAGATGCTGCGTAATGCCGGTGTGGTGGCATCGTGGTTCGGCCACCTTGCGGCTTACCGTGGCGCGCGTTTTCCGGTCGCCAGCGAAGGTTTACCTAAAACGCATGCGATCGTCTTTGCCACCAGCAAAGAAGCACCCGTCGGGATACAGTTACCGGTCATAAATGGTCCGAGCTTGATGGTCGTCGCCAATCCAGCCAATCCGAAAGCCAAACTCTTGTTGGTCTTGGGGCGCGATCAAAATGAATTGAAAATTGCGGCACAAGCGCTGACTCTGGGTCAGAGCGTATTGTCCGGCCCTAGCGCCGTCATCAATAACTATAAAGAACCGCATGCCCGCTTGGCCTATGATGCGCCGAACTGGCTGCCGACCAATCGTGCGGTTAAGCTCGGTGAACTGTTGCCGCTGGAAAGCTTGCAAGTCAGTGGTCTGACCCCGGATTTAATTCGCATCAATATGCGCGTGGCACCCGATCTGTTCACCTGGCAACGTGATGGCGTGCCTATCGATTTACGCTATCGTTTCACGCCGCGTCCATCGGTCGATAAGTCTACCCTCAACATCGGTATCAATGATGGTTTCGTGCGGGCTTTGTCTTTATCGGGCGCAGAAATTGAAAAAGGCAAGATCAAAGAATCGGTGATGTTATTCTTCAAGGATGGTCATCGTTTTGCCCAAGAAGAAGTGCAATTGCCAATCTTCCGCATCGGCGCGGAAAATCAATTGCAATTCCATTTCTTTTACGATTACCCGAAACAGGGTGCCTGTAAAGATGTGTATCTCGATAATGTACGCTCGGCCATCGATTCCGATTCCACCATCGATTTTTCCAACATGCCGCATTACGCTGCCTATCCGAATTTGGCCTATGTTGCCAACGCCGGCTTTCCGTTCACCAAATACGCCGATCTCTCCGGTACCGCCATCGTCATGCCTGATCGCGCCAGCAATCAAGAAATCGAAACCTACCTTAATCTCATGGGGCGCATGGGTGAGTCGACCGCTTATCCGGTAACCAACAACACGGTGATACGTGGCAGCGATGTCGAGAAACACAGCGACCAGGATTTGATCATCATCGCCACCAATGGCAATCAAGCCCTGCTCAAGCAATGGGCCAGCTATATGCCGCTGAGCATGGATGAGACGGGCAATCATCTGCAATTGCCACGCGGATTCATGCGCTACTTGGCACGTTGGAATGGTAAGGATATCGACGACGTCGAACGCCGCTCCGGTGAGATGTTGGCCAAGACCGGCAATGGCTTCGGTGCGATGATGCAGTTTGCTTCACCCTTGTCGAGTGAACATAGTGTCGTGGTGCTTACTGCCGGTGCGGCAGAACATTTACGCGATTTGACCGATGCCTTGACCCAGCCTGATTTACGCAGCAAGTTTCAGGGTGATTTGGTGCTGGTCAAAGGCGATCACATCGAGCATGTCTTGATCGGCGATACCTACTATGTCGGCAGCTTGCCATTATGGACCTGGGTGAAGTGGACTTTGTCGACACAACCTGTGTTGCTGATCATCTTCCTGCTGCTCGCTTCGCTGATTGCCGCGACGATGTTGTTCCGCTTTTTGCGTAAAAAAGCAGCCCAGCGTTTGCAGGCCGGGCAAGATGTCGAATAA
- the bcsQ gene encoding cellulose biosynthesis protein BcsQ gives MRIVAVISPKGGVGKTTVTANLAASLARLGARVSVLDLDPQNALRLHFGMPYDQQGGIAGQDAQGRPWREVLYESAFGVDFIPYGTITEKQRDQFEAGIRQQPDWLATRLAAMQLDDNAVLLIDTPPGPSLYLQQVLNVANVALVVLRADAASYSTVPAIEALLAYYTGKRSNFFGYCYVVNQMDASKQLCRDVVGMLRSDLGARFVSATIHRDEAVSEALACQSPVAYYAKHSSATHDVEQLSIWLQKNFGLVD, from the coding sequence ATGAGGATTGTTGCTGTCATTTCTCCTAAGGGTGGCGTCGGCAAGACCACCGTGACAGCTAATTTGGCCGCGTCGCTGGCGCGTTTGGGCGCACGTGTCAGCGTTCTCGATCTCGATCCTCAAAATGCCTTGCGCTTGCATTTTGGCATGCCTTACGACCAGCAGGGCGGGATTGCCGGCCAAGATGCGCAAGGCCGGCCCTGGCGCGAAGTGTTGTATGAAAGTGCCTTTGGCGTTGATTTCATACCATATGGGACGATCACCGAGAAACAGCGCGACCAGTTCGAAGCCGGCATACGTCAGCAGCCGGACTGGTTGGCGACGCGGCTGGCAGCAATGCAGCTTGATGACAATGCCGTCTTGCTGATCGATACGCCACCGGGACCTAGCCTCTATTTACAGCAAGTATTGAATGTCGCCAATGTCGCGCTGGTGGTTCTGCGCGCCGATGCCGCTTCGTACTCGACGGTGCCGGCGATCGAAGCCTTGCTGGCGTATTACACCGGTAAACGCAGCAATTTTTTTGGTTATTGCTATGTGGTGAATCAAATGGATGCGTCAAAGCAACTTTGTCGCGATGTGGTCGGCATGTTGCGTAGTGATTTGGGGGCGCGTTTTGTGTCGGCAACGATACACCGCGATGAAGCGGTCAGTGAAGCACTGGCCTGTCAGTCGCCGGTGGCGTACTATGCCAAACATAGTTCGGCCACCCATGATGTTGAACAACTGTCGATCTGGTTACAGAAAAATTTCGGATTGGTGGACTGA